In the genome of Halalkalicoccus subterraneus, the window GCCAGTGAGGCCGGTCATGAACCGATGGTAGATCGAGGAAGGCGCCCGGAACCCGTAGCCGCCGTGGTCGAGCTCGACCTCGCGGGCGAGCTCTTCGGCCTCTCCGGATGCGAGTTCGAACGTGTCGATATGGGCCTCGTAGACGCGTTTCTCGCCCTCGACGGCCTCGATCAGCGCCTCGAAGGCATCGGTTGTCGCGTTGCGGTCGAGAAATCGGACCCGCGGGCGGAGTGGCTCCTTGCTCGCAGCGCGGAGCTTCTCGACCGTCGAATCGATAACGGCAGGGTCGTAGACGTCGGCGAGCGTGTCGTGCTCGGCGAGCCAGTCGGCCGCCTCGATGCAGCGCGGGCGGTCGGGGTCCTCGGCGAACTCCCCGCGCCCCTCATAGGCGCACGCGAGCACCGTCCGTTCATCGGGATCGGCCTCGAAGCTCGCGTAGGCCTCGGTGACGCCGAAGTACCGGGTCCGAGCGGCCAGATCGCGCGCAAGCCGGACGTGGGGGTCCTGGTCGGGCCCGACGGGAATGACGGTGGGTTTTGGCTCCTCGAGCTGCGGGTAGAGGATGTCGGCCATCTGGGTGACGACCGACTGCATGTGCGAAATCGAGGTTTCGCCCTCGAAACCGTAGATCGCCGCCATCTCCGAGAAGTTGACCTCGCTGCCGAGTTCGAATGCCAGGTCCTGGAGCTCGCGGTTATCGGACTGGCGGTAGAGCGTCCCGTCCTGGGGGTCGAACCCGAGCGCGAGCAGGCTGAGGAGGTAGTCGCGTGCGTGTTCGTCGATCTCCTCCCACGAGAGCCCGCGCGCGGAGTGGGCTTCGAGGTCGGCGATCAGCCCGTACGTATCGCCGCCCTGCTGCTGGTGCCAGATCAGCTCGTCGAAGACGAGCTTGTGACCGACGTGGGGATCGCCAGTCGGCATGAACCCCGAGAGTGCGGCGAAGGGCTCGCCCTCGCGCATCGCGCGAGCCACCGGGTCGTAGTCGCGATGGCCGAAGATCACGCCCCGGCGCATCAGGTAGTGGGGGTCGGACACCTCGGGAAGAATCTCGTCGAACTCCTCGATGCCGAACTGCTCGAAGAGGTTCCGGTAGTCGTCGACCGTCGAAGATCCCCACGGGTCGAGGGCGACGTCGTCGGTGGCGGCTCCCCCGTCCGGCTGTACCTCCTCGGCCTCGTGTGGTGGGTCCTCGCTCATGGTGTGAGTCTGCCGACCGAGATCCAGGTCGGCTCCGTACCGTCGTTCGCGTCCGTCAGCGCAAAAACCATTCGTTTGCGCACCCCGTGAGCCAGCCGCACGTCGAGCGCGAGCTCCCGGGGCGAGCTGACGTGATCGAGGGGAAGCGCCCGAACGAGGGACTCGGAGTGGCCGAGATCGTCGACCGATCCGACGTCCGAGTACACCCGGAAATCCGCCCCGAACTTGAAGCCAGTCTTGGGGACGACACCGCGCTCCCGAAGCGCGGCGTAGACCGCGAGCCGGCGCTCGAAGCGATCACCCTCGACGGCTCGTCCGCGTTCGAGGGGCGTCCCGTCGACCGAAAGCAGCCCCCGCCGATCGAGGAACGCCGCCTCGAGGAGCGACAGCTGAATCGGTCCCCCGTCACTGTCGCGTCCGGCGAGCGGCTGGCCGTAGAACGCCCGCGAGAACAGCTCCTCGGGCGGGTCCCAGACGACCGCGCGGTCCGCGAGCAGGTCGGCCTCCGCCGAGCGCGAGAACTCGGCGGACGACCCCTCGAGATCGGGTCGATCGATCTGGAAGTAGGTCACTTCGCTCTCCTCGTCGACGACCGCGAGCGCTCCTCGGAGGCGAGTAAGGGAAAGCGACTCGCGCTCGCCGGAGACCCGGAGCTCGTAGAGACGGTCGTCGTCCCACGGGCCAGAACCGCGCTCGTAGACGACGAACTGGGCCTCGGCGGGCGGGTCGGGAACCCAGCCCTCGCGCGCAGGCGAGAGGTAAAAGCCACGTTCGCGGAGGTCGGCGTAGACGAGATAACGAACGAAGAACGTCGGGTCCTCGATCCCTTGGACGAACGCCGGGAAATTCATGTCTTCGACGCGGAGATCGCCACGATACAGCAGATGGGCGGCCTCGACGGGGGCGAGCGCGATCTCGTTGCCGTCGAGCGGGCGGCCGTACCCGCGGGAGTCGTAATATCGTTGACGGGCGTCGCCGGCGACGCGGACCACCCCGTCCTCGATCCGTCCCTGCGGTTCGTTCATACACGGGCTGGGAGCGCCTCGCGGAAGGCCTCACCGGTCGCGATCGCACGCGGAGTCGAGACAGCGGGTCCCTCTGGGCGTTTCGAATCGGGGCAGCCCGCAGTCACACTCGCCGACGGCGACCCCGTCGGGGATCACGTAACCGGTCTCGCAGTCGGGGTAGTTCTCACAGCCCGCGAGCAGCCCGCCCCGGCGGATGACTCGCAGCGAGCCGTCACATTCGGGACAGTCCCACTCGCGGTCGAAGCGCTCTTTGACCGCCGAGTCGAGCGATCCACAGCCCCGCGAGAGACAGAGTTCGAAGCGTTCGCCACGCGCGACGGTCATTTTCGGGAGGCCACACTCACAGCGCTCGTCGAGAACGCTCGCGCCGTCGGGCAGTCCGAACCGGTTCTCACAGCCCAGACACGAGACGACCCCGCCCGCACGCACGAGCGCGCGCTCGCAGTCGGGACAGTCCCCGATGGGAATACCCGCCGCGGAGCCGGGGTACTCGCCGAAGCCGTATGCACTTTCGGACTCGACGCGGAGCGTCTTCTCGCCGGCGATCGCAGTGACGGAAAAACCGCCGTTTCGAGTACTGGCGACCGAGTCGGCACGGGTGAGCCACGCGACGGGCTGGTAGCCGTCGGTGTCGTGAACGAGAACGGTGTTGTCCGGTTTGAGCAGGATGACCACTTCGCCGCGGTGGGTCACCTCGTCGGTATGGACGAGACACTCCCCGGCGAGAACCTGCAGAGAATCGGGTGCGGGCATGGAGTGGCTGGTCCGGCCTCCGTATATGAACGTTCGTCCGGATCGCCCGGCGGTCGGCAGGACTAACCCCCGGGGACGAACACGGCACGTATGGACTGCGTACTGTTCGACATGGACGGCGTGATCGTCGACTCGGAGGACTACTGGGTCGAACGCGAGCGAGAGGAGTTGCTGCCGGCGGTCGTCGAGGAGGACGTGCCCGTGAGCGAGATCACCGGGATGAACTACAAGGAGATCTACGAGTATCTCGATTCGAACTACACGACACGAGTGAGCCGCGAGGAGTACATCGACCGGTTCGAGAAACTCGCCGAGGAGATCTACACCGAGCACGCCGAACTCATGCCGGGCTTTCGGGACCTGCTCGCGGCGCTTCACGTCCGCGGGGTCCGGACCGCCATCGTCTCCTCGTCGCCGCCCGACTGGATCGAAACGGTTAGCGAGCGCTTCGACCTCGAAGGGTTCGACGGGATACTCAGCGCCGAGGACATCGACGGGCCGGGGAAACCGGAGCCGACGATCTACGAGCACGCCGCCGCGAAGTTGGGCGTCGAGCCCGCCGACTGCGTGGTCGTCGAGGATTCGGAACATGGCGTCGAGTCGGCCGCGGCGGCGGGCGCCTACACGGTCGCCTACGAGACGCCGACCAACGCCGAGCACGACCACTCCGCGGCCGACGAGAGCGTTTCGAGTCCCGAGGAGTTGCGCGAGCGACTACTCGCCCTCTGTGACGCGGACTGACCGGCTCTCGACGACGGACGCGAGTGGCAGGTCGGGGAAGACGACCTCGACGGTGTAGGTGAGTTCCTCGGCGTTCCCGCCGAAAACGCCGACTGGAACGGTCGTCGAACCGAGGAAGGTCTCGGTGTCGGTCATTTCGACGTCGTTCACGGTGACGCGAACCGCGGCGTTCGCCCCGCCCGCGGTGGATTCGACGGTCACCTCGCAGATCTCGTTTTCGCCGTGAGCGATCTCCTCGGGGAACACGCCCCAGTCGATGGCGACGGCCGGAAGGGATCCGGCGTTTTCGAGGACCCGCTCGGCAACGCTTTCGGTGAGGCCCGCGTCGACCAACCCCTCGACGCCCGCCGCTCGCATGTCGTCCGGCGAGGTGATCCCCTCGCTCGCGAGCTTGCTCGCCCGGCCGGGGCCGACCCCCGAGATCGCGGTTAGTCCCACCGCGTCGTCACTGACGCCGTACTCGACACGGCCCTCGATCCGGCTCACGAGGGTGCTCGTGCGGGCGTCGGCGAAGCGATCACAGAACGCCTGGAAGGCTGCGAGCAGTCTGAGGGCGTTCTGTCGGATCACCCACGCGTCCCCCGAGAGCTCCGAGGGCGTCGTCCCGGTCATCGCCCCCCGAAGGATCGCGAGTACCTTCCGCTCGCCGGCATCGAGATCGCTTCCGCGTCCGGAGAGCGCCGCGTTGATCGCGTCGCGCTCGGATTGGCGGGCGCTGACGCTGTCGAACTCGCTGGCCTTCGAGACGGTTTCGAGGATCGCGTCCTCGGTGATCTCCTCGCGGGTCGCCAGATCGTGAAACCGGGCGGCCGTCGAGAGACGGAGGTAGTACTTCGAGGCGAGCACGCCCAGCGGGGTGGTCCCGACCGAGAGGTCCTCGCCCACCTCGACGAACCCGCGCTCGACCAACGAGTCGAGGGTGTCACGCACGCGCTCACGAAGCGTTTCGAACCCGTATTCGGCGGGTTTGCTCCGCGCGCGTACGTAGTAGAACGTCGTTTCGAGCCAGTCCATCACGTCCTCCAGATCGCGGATCGTCCCCATCGCGACCTCGGCGTTCAGATGGGCGTCGATGTCCTCGGCGAGGCGCGATTCGATCTCCTTTCCCTCCCGCAGGAGGCGACGATACCGGTCGGCCTCCGAGCGGTCGCAGATCACCCAGCCATACCCCACGTCGTCGTAGCCCGGCCGGCCCGCCCGCCCGAGCATCTGTAGGACGTCGAGCGGGCTCATGTCGACGTCGCCTTCGAGGGGATCGTGATACTTCGTATCACGAATGACGACGCACCGCGCGGGCAAGTTCACGCCCCACGCGAGCGTCGAGGTCGAAAACAGGAGGTGGATCTTTCCCTCCTTGAACCACCGCTCGATCAGATCGCGGTCGTTCTTCGAGAGGCCGGCGTGGTGAAACCCGACGCCGTCGAGCGCGGACTGGCGCAGCGTGTTGTTCTCCAACCGTTGGGTCTCGGTGTGGAAATCGTAGTCGCCGCGTGCGCCCATCGGGACGTCGCGCTCGACGAGTTCGTCGCGGGCCTTCTTCGCGGCCTGGACGGTGTCCTGGCGGGAGGCGACGAAGACGAGCGCCTGGCCGTCCTCGCGGACGTGTGGCTCCGCGAGGTCAAGCGCGCGGTAGAGCCGACGGTACTTGTCGGCAAAGGAGTTCTCGCCGTGCGAGTAGGTCTTGACGTCGGCGTGCAGATCGACCGGACGGTACTCCTCGCCGAAAGCGAAGGTCGTCTCGGGGCCGGCGTCGAGCCAGCCGGCGACGTCTTCGATGTTCGGCATCGTCGCCGAGAGCGCGACGATCCGTGGCTCACAGAGCCGTCGGAGCCGGGAGATCGTCACCTCCAGTACCGACCCCCGCCGGTCGGAGTCGAGCAGATGGACCTCGTCGATCACGCAGCAGTCGATGCCGGTGACGAAGTCATACCGGCGAGAGTCGTGTTTTCTCGTCGCCGAATCGGCCTTCTCGGGGGTCATCACGAGGATGTCCGCGCGGCGCGCGCGCCGGGGGTTGAGGTCGCGCTCGCCGGTGACGACGTACACCGAATACCCCAGATCCTCGAAGCGTTCCCACTCGCCTTCCTTCTCGTTGGTAAGCGCGCGCATCGGTGCGATGAAGAGCGCGGTGCCGCCGTCCTTGAGGGTGCGGCAGATGGCGAGTTCCGCGAGGGCGGTCTTTCCCGAGGCCGTTGGCGCGCTCGCGACGACGTTCTCGTCGCTCTCGATCAGCGCCGGGAGCGCCTCGCGTTGCATCGCGTTGAACGACTCGAAGGGGAAAGCATCGGCGAACTCGGGGAGCGCCTCGGCGACCTGCATCTATCGGATACCGAGCGCCACACAGGAAAGGCGTTTCTAGTCGACCGGATACGACCCCCGCAGGTTTTTGCCCCACCGCTCCCCACTAGCGCCAATGAGTCTCTCGCGCAAGCCCGACTGGTTGAAAACCCGCCCGCCCTCCGGCCAGGAGTTCGCCGGGATCAAACGCACCCTGCGCGAACACGACCTGCACACCGTCTGTGAGGAGGCCAACTGTCCGAACCTGGGCGAGTGTTGGAGTGGCGGGGCCTCGGGGGAGGGGGGCACCGCCACGTTCATGCTGATGGGCGATCGCTGCTCGCGGGGCTGTAACTTCTGTGACGTGAAGACCGGCGGAATGGAGCCGCTCGACGAAGACGAGCCCGCGAACGTCGCGAGCGCCATCGCCGAGATCGGCCTCGATTACGTCGTGCTCACGAGCGTCGACCGCGACGACCTGCCCGATCAGGGCGCGGGCCACTTCGCCGAAACCATCAGGGAAATCAAAGCCCGCCATCCCGGGGTTCTGGTCGAGGTCCTCATTCCCGATTTCCGGGGCGAGCCCGAATTGGTGAGAAAGATCGTCGACGCCGAACCGGACGTGATCGCCCACAACATCGAAACCGTCGAACGCCTGCAGTTCCCCGTGCGCGACCGACGTGCAGGCTACGAGCAGAGCCTTTCGGTGTTAGAGCAGGTGAGCGAGGAATCAAGAATTCACACGAAGACGAGCCTGATGCTCGGCGCCGGCGAGCACACCCACGAGATCTACCAGACCCTCTCGGACCTGCGGGAGGCCGAGGTCGACGTCGTGACGCTGGGTCAGTACCTCCAGCCCTCTCGAAGCCATCTCGACGTTTCGCGCTACGTCCACCCCCACGAGTTCGACACCTGGCGGCGAGTCGCCGAATTCGAACTGGACTTCCTGTATTGTGCCTCGGGACCGATGGTCCGCTCGTCGTACAAGGCCGGCGAACTGTTCGTCGAGGCAGTGTTGCGGGACGGAACGGGCGTCGAGGACGCGCGACGCAGGGCGCGGGCGGCCGGAAACTGATCGGCTCCGATCGGACCTATATAGCAGTCATATCTCATAATATACTCGAGTAGTAAATAATAGTGCAATTATACAAGTAAAAATAGAGGTGCTACGAGGAACCACACGCATGGTTCTAACAGAACTCACGCGGCGGGAGGCACTGGAGGTGCTGGCGCTGGCGGCGGTCAGTACCACCGGGATCGGTGCGGCCGACGAGGACGAGAGTCACGACCACGACGAGGGGGGGCCGAC includes:
- a CDS encoding tryptophan--tRNA ligase produces the protein MSEDPPHEAEEVQPDGGAATDDVALDPWGSSTVDDYRNLFEQFGIEEFDEILPEVSDPHYLMRRGVIFGHRDYDPVARAMREGEPFAALSGFMPTGDPHVGHKLVFDELIWHQQQGGDTYGLIADLEAHSARGLSWEEIDEHARDYLLSLLALGFDPQDGTLYRQSDNRELQDLAFELGSEVNFSEMAAIYGFEGETSISHMQSVVTQMADILYPQLEEPKPTVIPVGPDQDPHVRLARDLAARTRYFGVTEAYASFEADPDERTVLACAYEGRGEFAEDPDRPRCIEAADWLAEHDTLADVYDPAVIDSTVEKLRAASKEPLRPRVRFLDRNATTDAFEALIEAVEGEKRVYEAHIDTFELASGEAEELAREVELDHGGYGFRAPSSIYHRFMTGLTGGKMSSSIPASHISLLDDPETGYEKVKSATTGGRETAEKQRELGGKADECPVYELYAYLLAAADDEFAKEVYDECVGGERLCGDCKEQAAVLMREFLADHQEKREEAKELLANLDIELDPDCV
- the endA gene encoding tRNA-intron lyase → MNEPQGRIEDGVVRVAGDARQRYYDSRGYGRPLDGNEIALAPVEAAHLLYRGDLRVEDMNFPAFVQGIEDPTFFVRYLVYADLRERGFYLSPAREGWVPDPPAEAQFVVYERGSGPWDDDRLYELRVSGERESLSLTRLRGALAVVDEESEVTYFQIDRPDLEGSSAEFSRSAEADLLADRAVVWDPPEELFSRAFYGQPLAGRDSDGGPIQLSLLEAAFLDRRGLLSVDGTPLERGRAVEGDRFERRLAVYAALRERGVVPKTGFKFGADFRVYSDVGSVDDLGHSESLVRALPLDHVSSPRELALDVRLAHGVRKRMVFALTDANDGTEPTWISVGRLTP
- a CDS encoding endonuclease NucS domain-containing protein; this encodes MPAPDSLQVLAGECLVHTDEVTHRGEVVILLKPDNTVLVHDTDGYQPVAWLTRADSVASTRNGGFSVTAIAGEKTLRVESESAYGFGEYPGSAAGIPIGDCPDCERALVRAGGVVSCLGCENRFGLPDGASVLDERCECGLPKMTVARGERFELCLSRGCGSLDSAVKERFDREWDCPECDGSLRVIRRGGLLAGCENYPDCETGYVIPDGVAVGECDCGLPRFETPRGTRCLDSACDRDR
- a CDS encoding HAD family hydrolase yields the protein MDCVLFDMDGVIVDSEDYWVEREREELLPAVVEEDVPVSEITGMNYKEIYEYLDSNYTTRVSREEYIDRFEKLAEEIYTEHAELMPGFRDLLAALHVRGVRTAIVSSSPPDWIETVSERFDLEGFDGILSAEDIDGPGKPEPTIYEHAAAKLGVEPADCVVVEDSEHGVESAAAAGAYTVAYETPTNAEHDHSAADESVSSPEELRERLLALCDAD
- a CDS encoding DEAD/DEAH box helicase, producing MQVAEALPEFADAFPFESFNAMQREALPALIESDENVVASAPTASGKTALAELAICRTLKDGGTALFIAPMRALTNEKEGEWERFEDLGYSVYVVTGERDLNPRRARRADILVMTPEKADSATRKHDSRRYDFVTGIDCCVIDEVHLLDSDRRGSVLEVTISRLRRLCEPRIVALSATMPNIEDVAGWLDAGPETTFAFGEEYRPVDLHADVKTYSHGENSFADKYRRLYRALDLAEPHVREDGQALVFVASRQDTVQAAKKARDELVERDVPMGARGDYDFHTETQRLENNTLRQSALDGVGFHHAGLSKNDRDLIERWFKEGKIHLLFSTSTLAWGVNLPARCVVIRDTKYHDPLEGDVDMSPLDVLQMLGRAGRPGYDDVGYGWVICDRSEADRYRRLLREGKEIESRLAEDIDAHLNAEVAMGTIRDLEDVMDWLETTFYYVRARSKPAEYGFETLRERVRDTLDSLVERGFVEVGEDLSVGTTPLGVLASKYYLRLSTAARFHDLATREEITEDAILETVSKASEFDSVSARQSERDAINAALSGRGSDLDAGERKVLAILRGAMTGTTPSELSGDAWVIRQNALRLLAAFQAFCDRFADARTSTLVSRIEGRVEYGVSDDAVGLTAISGVGPGRASKLASEGITSPDDMRAAGVEGLVDAGLTESVAERVLENAGSLPAVAIDWGVFPEEIAHGENEICEVTVESTAGGANAAVRVTVNDVEMTDTETFLGSTTVPVGVFGGNAEELTYTVEVVFPDLPLASVVESRSVRVTEGE
- the lipA gene encoding lipoyl synthase — translated: MSLSRKPDWLKTRPPSGQEFAGIKRTLREHDLHTVCEEANCPNLGECWSGGASGEGGTATFMLMGDRCSRGCNFCDVKTGGMEPLDEDEPANVASAIAEIGLDYVVLTSVDRDDLPDQGAGHFAETIREIKARHPGVLVEVLIPDFRGEPELVRKIVDAEPDVIAHNIETVERLQFPVRDRRAGYEQSLSVLEQVSEESRIHTKTSLMLGAGEHTHEIYQTLSDLREAEVDVVTLGQYLQPSRSHLDVSRYVHPHEFDTWRRVAEFELDFLYCASGPMVRSSYKAGELFVEAVLRDGTGVEDARRRARAAGN